A stretch of Oreochromis aureus strain Israel breed Guangdong linkage group 11, ZZ_aureus, whole genome shotgun sequence DNA encodes these proteins:
- the pnisr gene encoding arginine/serine-rich protein PNISR isoform X3: protein MWDQGGQPWPQWPLSQQQWMQSFQHQHDPGQVDWAALAQAWIAQKESTGGEQQNIQPNGQEIPGLESVGQNNHSNFQGDPAFGRMWQPEWGMHGQPPPPPPPEQAWIPPGSGPMDVVNPSEDSNSQDSVEFNSEAHHGVYPQNSHGMELPHPLRRHQQASTPHTGRVLLRTDEMPDRLGFETGQDPLSSSLSNLRPQQHH from the exons ATGTGGGACCAGGGAGGACAGCCCTGGCCGCAATGGCCTCTTAGCCAGCAGCAGTGGATGCAGTCTTTTCAGCATCAGCATGATCCAG GTCAAGTGGACTGGGCGGCCCTGGCACAGGCATGGATAGCCCAAAAAGAGTCTacaggaggagagcagcagaacaTCCAGCCCAATGGTCAGGAAATCCCAGGCCTTGAATCTGTTGGACAGAATAATCACAGCAACTTTCAGGGTGACCCAGCATTTGGCAGAATGTGGCAACCAG AATGGGGAATGCATGGCCagccccctcctcctccaccccctGAACAGGCCTGGATCCCTCCAGGGTCAGGACCAATGGATGTGGTGAACCCCAGCGAGGACAGCAACAGCCAGGACAGCGTGGAATTCAACTCTGAAGCCCACCATGGGGTTTACCCCCAGAACAGCCATGG CATGGAGCTGCCTCATCCTTTGCGCCGACACCAGCAGGCTTCCACTCCCCATACTGGCAGGGTCCTCCTCAGAACAGACGAGATGCCAGACCGCCTGGGTTTCGAGACAGGCCAAGATCCCCTATCCAGCTCCCTGTCAAACCTGAGGCCCCAGCAGCACCATTAG